The Microbacterium esteraromaticum genome contains the following window.
CCCGTTCGCACAGCAGATGGTCGAGGGTGGCGCATCCGTGCCGGTGACCCCGAACTTCGGTGCCGTCCAGGCCAAGAAGACCACCAACGCAATGCTGCAGTCCATCCTCAGCGGCCAGAAGGACGTCGAGACGGCGACCAAGGAAGCCGCCGTTGAGATGACCGACCTGCTCAACAAGTAAGGCACGACACCTCCATGTCAATGGTGCAAGCACCACCGCTGGCCACGGAAGCGGAGAACTCTCCCGCTCCCGTGGCCGGCGGCCGCAACCGCAGGGGCCTGTCCCTGGTCGCGGCACGTCCCTGGCTTCTGCTGGCCCCCGGGCTGATCATCCTCGCGGTGCTCATGCTCTGGCCGCTCGTCCAGGTGTTCATCTACTCGCTGCAGGACTACGGCCTGCGCCAGATCAACACCGGCGAGAACAACTGGATCGGACTCGGCAACTACGTCGAGGCACTCAGCGATCCGACGCTGTGGACTGTGGTGCTGCCCAACACGGTCGGCTTCGCGGCCGTGGCGGTGTTCGTCACGGTCGCGGTCGGCACGCTCGTCGCGCTGCTTCTTGCGCGCCTGAGCACGCTGTGGCGGACCATCGTGTCCAGCTGCATCATGATCGCCTGGGCGATGCCGGCCGTCACCGGCACGTACGTCTGGACGTTCATCTTCGATGCCGACCGCGGCATCTTCAACGCGGTCCTCAAGGACCTCGGCCTGATCGACCAGTCGGTGAACTGGTTCACCAACCAGTGGTCGTTCTACGCGATCGTCCTGCTCAACGTCGTGCACCACGGCTTCCCGTTCGTGGCCATCACGGTGCTCGCCGGTCTGCTGGGCGTCTCGAAAGAGATGCTCGAGGCAGCCGCGATCGATGGTGCCAACGCCTGGACGCGCTTCTGGCGCATCACCTTCCCGACCCTGCGCCCCGTGTTCGCCGTGGTCATCATCCTGTCGACGATCTGGGACTTCAAGGTCTTCGCGCAGGTGTACCTGATGCCGGGTGGTAGCGGCGGCAACCGCGCCGTGCTCAACCTCGGTGTCTGGTCGTACGTCGAGTCGTTCGGGCAGAACCGGTACGGCTTCGGAGCCGCACTGGCCGTGCTGCTCACCCTGGTGCTGATCGGCATCACGATCGTCTACATCCGCTTCCTCATGAAGGAGGACGAGCTGTGAACCCCCGCCCTCGTCTCAGCTCGCGCATCGGCGTCGGAGTCGCGGTCGTCGCCGTCCTCGTCTTCACGCTCTTCCCGGTGTACTGGATGGTCTCCAGTGCGCTCGACGCCAAGGCCTCCAGCGGTGGCCAGTCGCTCGTGCCGCAGGAGTTCACGTTCGACAACTTCGCCTACGTGCTCACCGACGGCGGTTTCGGCACCTACCTGCGCAACTCGGCGATCGTGGCGCTGGTCACGGTGCTGGTCAGCGCGCTGGTGTGCCTGCTCGCGGCCGTCGCGGTCGCCCGCTTCCGATTCAAGTTCCGCACCATGATCCTGATGATGATCCTCATCGTGCAGATGGTGCCGCTCGAAGCGCTCGTGATCCCGCTGTTCCTGCAGGTCAAGAGCCTGGGCCTGCTCAACAGCATCCTCGGCCTGATGGTCGTCTACGTCGCACTCTCGCTCGCGTTCGGCATCTGGATGCTGCGCGGCTTCGTCGCAGCCGTTCCGGTCGAGCTCGAAGAAGCCGCCTACATCGACGGCGCCAGCTGGTGGCGCATGTTCCGCTCGGTGCTGCTGCCGCTCGTCATGCCGGGTCTGGTCGCCACGAGCATCTTCAGCTTCATCACCGCCTGGAACGAGTTCATCTTCGCGATGACGATCCTCGGCGGGGCGAGCGACCAGTACACCGTCTCGATCGGTCTGAAGTCATTCTTCGGGCTGCACGCCAACGAGTGGGGCTACATCATGGCTGCCTCGACGATCATCACCATCCCGGTCATGATCTTCTTCATCATCGTTCAGCGCCGGCTCTCGGCCGGCATGGTTGCAGGGGCGGTCAAGGGATGAACATCGACGAACTCGAGCGCCTCGCAAACGGCGTGCTGTGGCCGGGCTTCCTCGGCACGACCGCGCCGGAGTGGCTGCAGCACGAGCTGGGCCGCGGCCTCGCCGGTGCGGTGTACTTCGGTCAGAACCTCGGCCCGGGCCTGTCGGACCTCAGCACCGAGATCCTCACCGCCAACCCGGACGCCCTGATCGGCATCGATGAGGAGGGCGGCAGCGTCACCCGCCTCGAAGCGGTCGACGGATCGACCCTGCCCAGCGCCTACCAGCTGGGCCGTCTGGATGACGTCGCCGCCACGAAGGCGAACGGCGCTGAGATCGCGCGCCGCGTGCAGGCCGTGGGCGGCAACGTCGCGCTGGCACCGGTCGCCGATGTCAACACCGACCCCCGCAACCCCGTGATCGGGGCGCGCTCTTTCGGCCCGGATGAGGCCGTCGTCGCGCGTCACACCGTGGCCGCGCTGGAGGGCATCCAGGGCACGGGCGTCGCCGCGTGCGTCAAGCACTTCCCTGGGCACG
Protein-coding sequences here:
- a CDS encoding carbohydrate ABC transporter permease, producing the protein MSMVQAPPLATEAENSPAPVAGGRNRRGLSLVAARPWLLLAPGLIILAVLMLWPLVQVFIYSLQDYGLRQINTGENNWIGLGNYVEALSDPTLWTVVLPNTVGFAAVAVFVTVAVGTLVALLLARLSTLWRTIVSSCIMIAWAMPAVTGTYVWTFIFDADRGIFNAVLKDLGLIDQSVNWFTNQWSFYAIVLLNVVHHGFPFVAITVLAGLLGVSKEMLEAAAIDGANAWTRFWRITFPTLRPVFAVVIILSTIWDFKVFAQVYLMPGGSGGNRAVLNLGVWSYVESFGQNRYGFGAALAVLLTLVLIGITIVYIRFLMKEDEL
- a CDS encoding carbohydrate ABC transporter permease; this encodes MNPRPRLSSRIGVGVAVVAVLVFTLFPVYWMVSSALDAKASSGGQSLVPQEFTFDNFAYVLTDGGFGTYLRNSAIVALVTVLVSALVCLLAAVAVARFRFKFRTMILMMILIVQMVPLEALVIPLFLQVKSLGLLNSILGLMVVYVALSLAFGIWMLRGFVAAVPVELEEAAYIDGASWWRMFRSVLLPLVMPGLVATSIFSFITAWNEFIFAMTILGGASDQYTVSIGLKSFFGLHANEWGYIMAASTIITIPVMIFFIIVQRRLSAGMVAGAVKG